In Candidatus Polarisedimenticolaceae bacterium, the genomic stretch TGTTCATCGCGGGGGCGAGGACGATCGGCTTGACGACCGAGACGTAGAACGTGCTCAGGAGGTCGTCGGCGATCCCGTGCGCGAATTTCGCGAGGACGTTCGCGGTCGCGGGGGCGACCACGAGGGCGTCGATCTGCCGCGTCAGATCGATGTGCCGGACCGTCTCCTCCTCGGTCATGTCCCACACCCCGGTCTGAACGGGATGGCCGGAGAGGGTGCGCAAGGTGAGCGGGGTGACGAAACGCGTCGCGTTCTCGGTCATGAGCACGCGGACGTCGGCTCCGGCCCTGGTCAGTCCGCGGAGAACCTCGGCCGCCTTGTACGCGGCGATCCCGCCCGACACGCCCAGCGCGACGAGCACGGCCCTATTCCTCGATCAGCTCGGCGGCCTCGTCGATCGGGACCTCCTGGGAGGGGTCCCACTCGCCGACGAGCCCTTCGGCGACTTCCTGCTGCGCGATGACGGTCGGCTTGTGGGAGG encodes the following:
- the rpoZ gene encoding DNA-directed RNA polymerase subunit omega codes for the protein MFKIPENLDSKYRFVILSALRAEQLQVGAIPRVKATSHKPTVIAQQEVAEGLVGEWDPSQEVPIDEAAELIEE